One genomic region from Xenopus laevis strain J_2021 chromosome 2L, Xenopus_laevis_v10.1, whole genome shotgun sequence encodes:
- the LOC108708330 gene encoding C-C motif chemokine 4 homolog — protein MQISMVALCLLLLTACCTQVQCGPGGNFSPESCCFIYAKKQLPIRIFKDYYITSSFCSNPGVIFRTIKGKDICAQPSDKWVTDYMTKLDKNALSL, from the exons ATGCAGATCTCCATGGTGGCCCTTTGCCTGCTGCTGCTCACTGCCTGCTGTACCCAAGTTCAGTGTGGACCAG GAGGTAACTTTTCACCAGAATCCTGCTGTTTTATTTATGCCAAGAAGCAACTGCCTATAAGAATATTCAAGGACTATTATATCACCAGCAGCTTTTGTTCCAACCCTGGCGTTAT ATTCagaacaatcaaaggaaaagaTATATGTGCCCAACCAAGTGACAAATGGGTGACTGATTATATGACAAAGCTGGACAAGAATGCTCTTTCTCTATAA